In Gemmatimonadota bacterium, one genomic interval encodes:
- a CDS encoding mandelate racemase/muconate lactonizing enzyme family protein, giving the protein MKITEVEPILLTVDMPEEHPLRWSGGETDSVNCALVRVHTDEGVTGLGDCYGPGFVAGEATAELFRLFGQFLQGKDPRDVAGCYEMMYRRILYWGRSGLAVAAASAVENALWDIAGKAASVPAYRLLGGLCHEKLPIYASGGLEQPLEDLKAEMRAHLEAGFRAVKMRIGVNREHDLERVAACREVLGPEVKLMADAVMGHNPDPWTAADAVRVAKALEPYDLFWLEEPCFAADYEGYAHVRRNTCIPISGGESSCMRYEFKHFFERQALDVAQPDACQAGGILECMKVAAMADAYGVKVAPHAWGTSITVAANLAWAFVTPNTVLAEYPTWHFPLTDALFVEKPRIEDGMVYPPTMPGLGVELPKELEEKYRYRPEASRLDMRRERE; this is encoded by the coding sequence ATGAAGATCACTGAGGTGGAACCCATCCTGCTCACGGTTGATATGCCGGAAGAGCATCCTTTGCGATGGTCGGGAGGAGAAACAGACAGCGTAAACTGCGCGCTGGTGCGGGTGCATACCGACGAAGGCGTCACCGGTCTGGGAGATTGCTACGGGCCGGGGTTTGTCGCGGGTGAAGCCACGGCTGAGTTGTTCCGCCTGTTCGGGCAGTTTCTCCAGGGCAAAGACCCACGAGACGTGGCCGGGTGTTACGAGATGATGTACCGCCGCATCCTGTACTGGGGTCGGTCCGGGCTGGCAGTAGCAGCGGCCAGTGCGGTCGAGAACGCCCTGTGGGATATTGCGGGGAAAGCGGCCAGCGTGCCGGCATATCGCCTGCTGGGAGGGTTGTGCCACGAGAAGCTGCCAATTTATGCCAGCGGCGGTCTGGAACAGCCTCTGGAGGATCTGAAAGCAGAGATGAGAGCGCATCTTGAAGCGGGGTTTCGAGCCGTGAAGATGCGGATTGGCGTGAATCGGGAACACGATCTGGAACGGGTGGCCGCGTGCAGGGAAGTGCTGGGACCTGAGGTGAAGTTGATGGCGGACGCGGTGATGGGACACAACCCGGATCCGTGGACGGCAGCCGACGCAGTCCGGGTAGCGAAGGCTTTAGAGCCTTACGATTTGTTCTGGTTGGAGGAGCCTTGTTTTGCTGCGGACTACGAGGGCTATGCCCACGTCCGCCGAAATACCTGTATTCCCATTTCGGGCGGTGAGAGTTCGTGCATGCGGTATGAGTTCAAACATTTTTTTGAGCGGCAGGCATTGGATGTGGCCCAGCCGGATGCGTGCCAGGCAGGGGGCATCTTAGAGTGTATGAAGGTGGCTGCGATGGCTGACGCCTATGGTGTAAAAGTGGCGCCCCACGCCTGGGGGACTTCGATCACGGTCGCAGCCAACCTGGCCTGGGCATTTGTCACGCCCAATACCGTGCTTGCCGAGTATCCGACCTGGCATTTCCCGCTCACAGACGCGCTATTTGTGGAAAAACCGCGGATTGAAGATGGGATGGTTTATCCTCCAACAATGCCTGGACTGGGAGTAGAACTTCCGAAAGAGCTGGAGGAAAAGTACCGTTACCGACCGGAAGCTTCCAGGCTGGATATGCGGAGAGAAAGAGAATGA